A segment of the Superficieibacter sp. HKU1 genome:
ATCTTCACTGAGTGCATCAACATTCAGCGTGGCAACTTCACCTTTTGCAGTGTGTTCGTACACCAGACGCCAGACGCGCTTCAGGAAGCGGTTTGCGCCTTCTACGCCGGATTCCTGCCATTCCAGCGTCATATCTGCCGGAGAGGCAAACATCATAAACAGACGGACGGTATCCGCGCCGTAGCGTTCGACCATTTCCTGCGGGTCGATGCCGTTGTTTTTCGACTTGGACATCTTGCTCATGCCGGTATAGACCAGTTCATGACCTGCGGCATCTTTCGCTTTAACAATACGGCCTTTTTCGTCACGCTCGGTAACGGCATCTTTCGGTGATACCCAGTTGCGCTCGCCGTTTTCACCCACGTAGTAGAACGCGTCAGCCAGGACCATCCCCTGACACAGCAGTTGTTTAGCCGGTTCGTCAGAGTTAACCATGCCCGCATCGCGCATCAGCTTATGGAAGAAGCGGAAGTAGAGCAGGTGCATAATGGCGTGTTCGATACCGCCAATGTAAATATCAACCGGCAGCCAGTAGTTCGCTGCTTCCGGGTCCAGCATGCCTTCATTGTACTGCGGGCAGGTGTAGCGCGCGTAGTACCATGAGGATTCCATAAAGGTGTCGAAGGTGTCGGTTTCACGCAGCGCAGGCTGGCCGTTAACGGTGGTTTTTGCCCACTCAGGATCGGCTTTGATCGGGCTGGTGATCCCATCCATTACCACGTCTTCCGGCAGGATCACCGGCAGTTGATCTTCCGGTGTCGGCAGCACGGTACCGTCTTCCAGCGTGACCATCGGGATCGGCGCGCCCCAGTAACGTTGACGAGATACACCCCAGTCGCGCAGACGATAGTTAATTTTGCGCACGCCTACGCCTTTGACCGCCAGCTTGTCAGCGATGGCGTTGAATGCGGCTTCAAATGCCAGGCCGTCAAATTCACCCGAGTTGAACAGTACGCCTTTTTCCGTCATCGCCTGTTCAGACAGATCCGGTGCGGAACCGTCGGCGGCGAGGATCACCGGCTTGATAGTCAAACCATATTTAGTCGCAAATTCGTAATCGCGCTGATCGTGACCCGGAACGGCCATCACCGCACCCGTACCGTACTCCATCAGCACGAAGTTCGCCGCCCATACCGGAACTTCTTCGCCGGTTAACGGGTGAACCGCTTTAAAGCCGGTATCGACGCCTTTTTTCTCCATCGTCGCCATATCGGCTTCGGCCACTTTGGTATTGCGGCATTCATCGATAAAGGCAGCCAGTTCAGGATTCGTCGCGGCGGCTTTTTGCGCCAGCGGGTGACCTGCGGCCACGGCCAGATAGGTGGCACCCATGAAGGTGTCCGGGCGCGTGGTGTAGACGGTCAGCGTATTTTCGTAACCGGTCACGTCGAAGGTGATTTCCACGCCTTCAGAACGACCGATCCAGTTGCGCTGCATGGTTTTTACGGTGTCCGGCCACTGATCCATATGATCCAGATCGTTGAGCAGCTCGTCAGCGTAGGCGGTGATTTTAATAAACCACTGCGGGATCTCTTTACGCTCAACTTTGGTGTCGCAGCGCCAGCAGCAGCCGTCAATGACCTGTTCATTAGCCAGCACGGTCTGGTCATTCGGGCACCAGTTCACCGCGGACGTTTTCTTGTACACCAGACCTTTTTTAAACAGCTCGGTGAAGAATTTCTGCTCCCAGCGATAGTACTCCGGCGTACAGGTCGCAATTTCGCGGCTCCAGTCATAGCCAAAACCCAGCGTTTTGAGCTGGTTTTTCATGTAGGCGATATTTTCGTAGGTCCACGGTGCTGGCGCGGTGTTGTTTTTCACCGCCGCGCCTTCTGCTGGCAGACCGAACGCATCCCAGCCAATCGGCTGAAGCACGTTTTTACCCAGCATACGCTGATAACGGGAGATCACATCGCCAATGGTGTAGTTACGTACGTGGCCCATATGTAGTCGGCCAGAAGGATAGGGAAGCATCGACAGGCAGTAATACTTCTCTTTACTTGCGTCTTCGGTCACTTCAAATGTGCGCTTCTCTTCCCAGTGAAGCTGTACTTTGGATTCTATCTCTTCCGGGCGATATTGCTCTTGCATGGCAGCCAGTGGTCCTGTTTTGCTCATAGCTACAACGGTAGCCGTGTGATGTGGTAATTAAGATCCGCATAGCATAGCCCAAACGCCCGCGCCAAAACAGCCTTTCGCGTACTCACCGGGCGCAAAAAGCTTGCAGGAATTTACACTCCCTGTGGCGCACTCAACAGAGCGTAGCGTAAATAACGTCTATTATTATAGGTAGTTAACGACCCAGGAGATGAAATGATGAACAAGGTTGCTCAATTTTACCGGGAACTGGTGGCGACATTAACGGAACGGCTGCGAAATGGCGACCATGATATTGATGCGCTGGTCGAGCAGGCGCGCCTGCGGGTAACGCAAACCGGGGAGTTAACGCGAACCGAAATCGACGAGCTGATTAAAGCTGTACGACGCGACCTGGAAGAGTTTGCCAGAAGCTATGAAGAGAGCCAAAGCGACGCTGAAGATAGCGTCTTCCTGCGGGTGATTAAGGAGAGCGTCTGGCAGCAGCTGGCGGATATTACCGATATAACGCAGCTGGAGTGGCGAGAAGTGTTCCAGGATCTCAACCATCACGGCGTGTATCACAGCGGGGAAGTGGTAGGGCTGGGCAATCTGGTATGCGAAAAGTGCCACTTCCATCTGGCGGTGTATACTCCGGACGTACTGCCGCTGTGTCCGAAATGCGGACACGATCAGTTCCAGAGACGACCATTTGAGCCTTGATCGCCATAACGCGTCGGCGCAGAATGCCTGTAACTACTGCCCGGCGCGCCAGCACTCATCAGGGATGATACCTCGCGTGCTGATTACCCAATCGACAGGGACCGATGATGAACACCACTTTTCTTCCTTTTAACCGTAACCTCGCGGCGGCCTTATTGTTTCTGGGCACTTTCGCCGCTCACGCTGACCTCACCCTGACCACTATCGACGAACAGCAAATTACCGCGCTGGTGGATCGCTGGAACGATGTTCTGAACCGGGTAGAAAACGCCCAGCCGCAGTCGCTTTACGCTGAGCAGGTTGAATGGTTTGGTAAGACGCTACCCGCGCAGCAGGTGATTGCCAACAGTCAGGCTTTTCTGGCGAAAAACACACAATATGGGCAGAGCATTGTCAGTACGCTGAATATTCAGCCGATTGAAGAAAGTGACGATAGCGTCATGGTGCGTTTCGTGAAATCTGCCGGGCTGGAAACGTTTAAGGAAAAAAATTATCCGGCAGAGCTACAGATGAGAAAAACGCCCGCAGGCTGGCGCATTGTCAGTGAAACGGATGCCATTACTCGCGCAAATCAGAATAAAAATGTTTATGCCGGAGTGATTAAAGGTAAATTCGACGGGAAATCTGTAAGTTACGCATGGATGAGCGATGCCAACCCGCGCACTGGCGGCGCGTGTACTGAAGAGACCGATTGCGATTGTACGCTGTGGAATAGCGACCCTGACGTCAAGCCGGTAAAAATATCGCAATGTCTGGTGGGGCTCATGGAAACGCTATCCGGGCTGGATGACAGCGGCCGCGACCGGGTGGTGGCTTTTCCTGAGTGGTGGACCAGCGCCATGCGTGTGGTGTATGTCTACGATATTCAGCAGAAGCAGTGGATCAAAACCATGCCGGGCTTCTCTATGAATATTAATTTACAGGAAACCGACACGGCAGCGGATCTGATAAAGCGCGATCCGCAGCATCCGGGCCAGGTAAAAGTGACGCAGGCGATTTTTGATGAAGTTGCTGAAGAATCGACGACAAAAGTGGTAAGTCAGACATTATTGACGTTGAAATAAATAACCGTTCGTTTCGATGTAACCCTAATGCTGCGAGAGCAAAAAGGCGGTAGAACTATTTCAACGGGTGCTGAAGTGAAATTTCACCTGGCAAATGCCGGCTGTTTTTAATGGTGTTTGGTTATAGGGTAGAAAAGCACTGAAAACGGCGCGCACTCTGCGGTGCGCGCCAGCAAGATTAATGGAGGATTTTGGCAAGGAAATCTTTTGCGCGGTCGGACTGCGGATTGGCAAAGAACTCCTCTTTCGCGGAATCTTCAACAATTTTTCCTTCATCCATGAAAATTACCCGGTTTGCCACTTTACGGGCAAAGCCCATTTCGTGCGTCACCACCATCATTGTCATCCCTTCATTCGCCAGCTCGACCATCACGTCCAGCACTTCGTTGATCATTTCCGGATCGAGAGCGGATGTCGGTTCGTCAAACAGCATTGCGACCGGGTCCATACACAGCGCGCGGGCGATCGCCACACGCTGCTGCTGACCGCCGGAAAGCTGGGCCGGGAATTTATTGGCATGCGCGGAAAGCCCGACGCGTTCAAGAAGCTTCAGCCCTTTTTCCCGCGCGGCGGCTTTATCGCGCTTGAGCACTTTTACCTGCGCCAGCGTCAGGTTCTCAATAATCGACAGATGGGGGAAAAGTTCGAAGTGCTGGAACACCATCCCCACGTGCGAGCGCAGCTCGGCGAGGTTGGTTTTCTTGTCGTTGACTTTGGTACCGTTAACGACAATCTCACCTTTCTGCACCGGTTCAAGGCCGTTTACGGTCTTGATCAGCGTCGATTTACCGGAGCCGGAAGGGCCGCAAACCACTACCACTTCGCCTTTTTTCACTTCCGTTGAGCAGTCGGTCAGCACCTGAAAGTGACCATACCATTTAGAAACATTTTTCAGGGAAATCATGATACTGTCCTTTTCTTCAAATAGCTGACTAACAGCGAAGCACTCAGGCTGATAACAAAATACACTGCACCGGCAAAGAGGATCATCTCAACCTGGGTGCCGTCACGCTCGCCGATAGTGGACGCGGTGCGGAAGAAGTCGGCGAGGCTTAATACGTACACCAGTGACGTATCCTGGAACAGGACAATCCCCTGGGTGAGCAGCAGCGGCACCATCGCGCGAAACGCCTGCGGCAGAATAATCAATTTCATCGATTGCCAGTGGGTCATCCCCAGCGCCAGCGCGGCGCTCGACTGCCCGCGAGAAATGCTCTGAATACCCGCCCGAATAATTTCCGAATAATACGCCGCCTCAAACATTGAAAAGGCGACCATCGCGGAAATAAGGCGGATATCGTTTTTCGGCGACAGTCCCAGCACGTTTTGCAGAAAACCGGGGACGATCAGGTAAAACCACAGCAGCACCATCACCAGCGGAATGGAGCGAAATACGTTGACGTATGCTTTGGCAAACCAGGCAACCGGCGTAAAGCTCGACAGCCGCATGACGGCGAGAAGCGTTCCCCAGACAATCCCAATAATTACCGCCGTGACGGTAATTTTCAGCGTAATAACCAGCCCTGCCAGCAAATACGGCAGGGAAGGAACGATTGAACTCCAGTCAAACTCGTACATTATTTGCCTCCCATATTGCCCGGCAGGCGGATTTTGTGTTCTACCAGATTCATCACCAGCATGATAACGGCGTTGATTAACACATACGCGAGGGTGATAGCGGTGAACGATTCCCAGGCGTGGGCGGAATAGTCCAGCAGCTTACCTGCCTGTGCCGCCATATCCACCAGACCAATGGTGGACGCGATGGCCGAGTTTTTCACCAGATTCATCATCTCAGAGGTCATCGGTGGGACGATCACCCGGTAGGCATTGGGCAACAGCACGTAGCGGTAGGCTTGCGGCAGAGTCAATCCCATCGCCAGCGCGGCATTTTTCTGCCCGCGCGGCAGCGACTGAATGGCGGCGCGGACCTGCTCGCAGACGCGGGCGGCGGTAAACAGCCCCAGACAAATCATGGAGGAAAGGAAAAACTGGATATTAGGATCCAGTTCGGCTTTAAACCACATGCCGAGATCTTCAGGTAATAGCTCCGGCACCACCAGGTACCAGGTAAAAAACTGTACGATCAGGGGAACATTGCGGAAAAGCTCAACGTACAGCGTGCCGAGAGCGGATAAAAAACGGTTGGGAACGGTACGCAAAATACCAAACAGCGACCCCACAAGAAACGCGATAATCCAGGCGGTAATCGACAGCGCGACGGTGACCTGGAAGCCGTTCCACAGCCAGCCCAGGTAAGTCGTGTTGCCGAACGGAGCCTGCTGTAAAAAAATACCCCAGTTCCAGTCTATGGACATACATCTACTCCAGAAAAAAAAGGGTAGCAGCGCTACCCTCGAAGATTATTGAACAGCGTACTGCGATTTTCGCGTCGGGTGGGGAACGACCTCCCGGCGTATAGTCTGTCCGTGCTGTCCAGCAATCGAGAGGGCAGGTGAGCCTGCCCCTGTTTCTTTTTAATTAGTTCAGCGCTTTATCATTCGGTTCTTTGAACAGGGCTTTCATCTCGTCAGAGAGTTCGAAGTTCATGTTCAGGTTTTTCGGCGGGATAGGGTTTTTAAACCACTTATCAAACCATTTTTCCGCCTCGCCTGAGGTTTGCGCCTGGGCGATAGTGTCATCCATCAGCTTTTTAAACTGCGCATCATCTTTACGCAGCATACAGCCGTAAGCTTCCTGAGACTGCGGCTTGCCGACGATCTCCCAGTTATCCGGCTTTTTGGCTTTTGCACGTTCGCCAGCCAGCAGGGCGTCATCCATCATAAAGGCGACGGCACGGCCACTTTCCAGCGTGCGGAAGGAATCACCATGATCTTTAGCGCTAATGATGCGCATGTTCATTTTCTGCTCATCGTTAAGCTTATGCAGCAGCACTTCTGAGGTGGTACCGGAAGTGACCACCACCGCTTTCCCTTTCAGGTCCGGGAAGTCTTTAACATTGCCGCCTTTTTTCGCCAGCAGACGGGTCCCGACCACGAAGATGGTGTCGGAGAAAGACGCCTGTTTTTGACGCTCAAGGTTGTTGGTGGTGGAGCCGCACTCAAAGTCAAAGGTGCCGTTTTGCAGCAGCGGAATACGGTTCTGGGAGGTAATAGGAATAAGCTTCACCTGCAGATCGGGTTTGTTAAGCTTTTTCTTCACCGCTTCAACGATGGCGTTAGAGTAGTCCTGGGAATAACCGACCACTTTTTGCTGATTATCGTAATAGGAGAACGGCACGGAAGATTCGCGGTGACCGACAACGATGACGCCGTTTTTAGCGATTTTATCCAGCGTGCTGCCCGCCGCCGGGGCCGCATCTTCTGCATGGACTACGCCCGCTGAGACGCCCATCACCAGCATTGCCGTGGCCAGTTTACGTAATTGCATATCCAACTCCTTTTTATCGTCAGCGTCAGGACGCTATTGATACCCATTGTGAGTGTTGTGTTGTTATGACCTGCGACTTAAGCGTGCAGTGTTATTGCTATTTGTTAACATTTAGTCTGGCTTAATGTAAAGATTTTGCTGCGTTATTGTTTATTTTTGCGAAGTGACCCGCACCATTTGAAGGCAAAAATAGGGGCTTGCACTTTTCAGGTGCTACCGATGCGCCAGTATGGTGCGACCGGGTTGCGCCTTATGCGTATTTCGCAGCCTGTTATAGATAGTAAGCAAAGGATGTGCCAGAAATGGGTAAAGATGGGGATGACATCGAATATACGGCACAGAGAAATGAGCCGTAATGCCGGGTGGCGGCTTCGCCTTACCCGGCCTACAGAACGGAGCGCGTGTAGATGCGGAGTTAACGTTGATTGTAGGCCCGGCAAGCTTGCGCCGCCGGGCATGTCCGGGCAGGAGGTAGACGCCGTAATGCCCGGTGGATGTTATTTACGGCG
Coding sequences within it:
- the leuS gene encoding leucine--tRNA ligase, producing the protein MQEQYRPEEIESKVQLHWEEKRTFEVTEDASKEKYYCLSMLPYPSGRLHMGHVRNYTIGDVISRYQRMLGKNVLQPIGWDAFGLPAEGAAVKNNTAPAPWTYENIAYMKNQLKTLGFGYDWSREIATCTPEYYRWEQKFFTELFKKGLVYKKTSAVNWCPNDQTVLANEQVIDGCCWRCDTKVERKEIPQWFIKITAYADELLNDLDHMDQWPDTVKTMQRNWIGRSEGVEITFDVTGYENTLTVYTTRPDTFMGATYLAVAAGHPLAQKAAATNPELAAFIDECRNTKVAEADMATMEKKGVDTGFKAVHPLTGEEVPVWAANFVLMEYGTGAVMAVPGHDQRDYEFATKYGLTIKPVILAADGSAPDLSEQAMTEKGVLFNSGEFDGLAFEAAFNAIADKLAVKGVGVRKINYRLRDWGVSRQRYWGAPIPMVTLEDGTVLPTPEDQLPVILPEDVVMDGITSPIKADPEWAKTTVNGQPALRETDTFDTFMESSWYYARYTCPQYNEGMLDPEAANYWLPVDIYIGGIEHAIMHLLYFRFFHKLMRDAGMVNSDEPAKQLLCQGMVLADAFYYVGENGERNWVSPKDAVTERDEKGRIVKAKDAAGHELVYTGMSKMSKSKNNGIDPQEMVERYGADTVRLFMMFASPADMTLEWQESGVEGANRFLKRVWRLVYEHTAKGEVATLNVDALSEDQQALRRDVHKTIAKVTDDIGRRQTFNTAIAAVMELMNKLAKAPLEDEQDRALMQEALLAVVRMLNPFTPHMCFTLWQELNGEGDIDNAPWPVADEKAMVENTTLVVVQVNGKVRGKITVAVDATEEQVRERAGQEHLVAKYLDGVTVRKVIYVPGKLLNLVVG
- a CDS encoding zinc ribbon-containing protein, with amino-acid sequence MNKVAQFYRELVATLTERLRNGDHDIDALVEQARLRVTQTGELTRTEIDELIKAVRRDLEEFARSYEESQSDAEDSVFLRVIKESVWQQLADITDITQLEWREVFQDLNHHGVYHSGEVVGLGNLVCEKCHFHLAVYTPDVLPLCPKCGHDQFQRRPFEP
- a CDS encoding amino acid ABC transporter ATP-binding protein, translated to MISLKNVSKWYGHFQVLTDCSTEVKKGEVVVVCGPSGSGKSTLIKTVNGLEPVQKGEIVVNGTKVNDKKTNLAELRSHVGMVFQHFELFPHLSIIENLTLAQVKVLKRDKAAAREKGLKLLERVGLSAHANKFPAQLSGGQQQRVAIARALCMDPVAMLFDEPTSALDPEMINEVLDVMVELANEGMTMMVVTHEMGFARKVANRVIFMDEGKIVEDSAKEEFFANPQSDRAKDFLAKILH
- the gltK gene encoding glutamate/aspartate ABC transporter permease GltK produces the protein MYEFDWSSIVPSLPYLLAGLVITLKITVTAVIIGIVWGTLLAVMRLSSFTPVAWFAKAYVNVFRSIPLVMVLLWFYLIVPGFLQNVLGLSPKNDIRLISAMVAFSMFEAAYYSEIIRAGIQSISRGQSSAALALGMTHWQSMKLIILPQAFRAMVPLLLTQGIVLFQDTSLVYVLSLADFFRTASTIGERDGTQVEMILFAGAVYFVISLSASLLVSYLKKRTVS
- the gltJ gene encoding glutamate/aspartate ABC transporter permease GltJ; translation: MSIDWNWGIFLQQAPFGNTTYLGWLWNGFQVTVALSITAWIIAFLVGSLFGILRTVPNRFLSALGTLYVELFRNVPLIVQFFTWYLVVPELLPEDLGMWFKAELDPNIQFFLSSMICLGLFTAARVCEQVRAAIQSLPRGQKNAALAMGLTLPQAYRYVLLPNAYRVIVPPMTSEMMNLVKNSAIASTIGLVDMAAQAGKLLDYSAHAWESFTAITLAYVLINAVIMLVMNLVEHKIRLPGNMGGK
- a CDS encoding amino acid ABC transporter substrate-binding protein, yielding MQLRKLATAMLVMGVSAGVVHAEDAAPAAGSTLDKIAKNGVIVVGHRESSVPFSYYDNQQKVVGYSQDYSNAIVEAVKKKLNKPDLQVKLIPITSQNRIPLLQNGTFDFECGSTTNNLERQKQASFSDTIFVVGTRLLAKKGGNVKDFPDLKGKAVVVTSGTTSEVLLHKLNDEQKMNMRIISAKDHGDSFRTLESGRAVAFMMDDALLAGERAKAKKPDNWEIVGKPQSQEAYGCMLRKDDAQFKKLMDDTIAQAQTSGEAEKWFDKWFKNPIPPKNLNMNFELSDEMKALFKEPNDKALN